A DNA window from Marispirochaeta aestuarii contains the following coding sequences:
- a CDS encoding phosphatase PAP2 family protein, with product MAGIHGVLRPLDRLFIGLNSLFALIYLAALLLKGVDGVSLVMLSLFVLTIPAALLLIRAADRSSSRFLHWLRFFYPQGMFVLYFTQSIRLSRIFHPVAFDAPVARFEELLFGGKPVLAFFEAFPRTPALNELFFFAYFSFYFFLTLPWWVLYFQGKKREAEESLFTLIASFSLLYMWYIVFPVEGPKFFYPELRSLWYEHFSGGLFTMIMKQLFTPSTMAGAALPSSHVAMGLLGLLLSLRHVRLLGRLMLPLYLLLVVSTVYLYTHYLVDILAGLAYGAAAFLLVPGFTARVYSSPAKKEALK from the coding sequence ATGGCGGGAATACATGGTGTTCTGAGGCCTCTGGACAGGCTCTTTATCGGGCTCAATTCCCTCTTTGCCCTGATCTATCTGGCTGCCCTGCTGCTGAAGGGCGTCGACGGGGTATCCCTGGTGATGCTGTCCCTGTTTGTTCTGACTATACCGGCGGCTCTTCTGCTGATACGCGCGGCGGACAGGTCCTCATCCCGATTCCTGCACTGGCTGCGCTTCTTTTACCCCCAGGGGATGTTTGTTCTCTATTTTACCCAGAGCATCCGCCTCTCCCGGATTTTTCACCCCGTGGCTTTTGATGCCCCTGTGGCCCGGTTCGAGGAGCTCCTCTTCGGGGGAAAGCCGGTGCTTGCCTTTTTTGAAGCCTTTCCCCGGACTCCGGCACTGAACGAGCTCTTTTTCTTTGCCTATTTCTCCTTCTATTTTTTTCTTACCCTTCCCTGGTGGGTTCTCTATTTTCAGGGGAAAAAGCGGGAAGCGGAGGAGTCTCTCTTTACCCTGATCGCGAGTTTCAGCCTGCTGTACATGTGGTACATAGTCTTTCCCGTGGAGGGGCCCAAGTTTTTCTACCCCGAGCTGAGATCCCTCTGGTACGAGCATTTTTCCGGGGGACTCTTTACCATGATCATGAAGCAGCTCTTTACTCCCTCCACCATGGCCGGGGCGGCACTGCCATCTTCCCACGTGGCCATGGGGCTGCTGGGGCTGCTGTTGAGCCTGCGGCATGTCAGGCTCCTGGGACGGCTCATGCTGCCCCTGTATCTGCTTCTGGTTGTTTCCACGGTGTATCTGTACACCCACTACCTGGTGGATATTCTGGCCGGTCTGGCCTACGGGGCCGCAGCTTTTCTGCTGGTACCCGGTTTCACGGCCCGGGTCTATTCTTCTCCCGCAAAAAAGGAGGCCCTCAAGTGA
- a CDS encoding DnaJ domain-containing protein, with protein sequence MKDYYSILRLPRDASSALVRKAYRQLAKEYHPDLNDGENPEEHFILLREAYEILIDEGTREQYDRAYNSFFGVQEFNYREFLKSRMWDKESQAKLICYDLLHDLESEALEVYEEAFFGEVEEIRSYLEREDFMDYTFIIAEEYVHRGMPVKAFQILRTIALEEERKPYFKHFYPEVLILLWRIVRGPIEEDEDDALRLSMMKELSDLDYTDKDRARIYKAMAEIYLKRSDLYMAAQNYKGAEKSYPKLPGMSKLKRKVEAFLQE encoded by the coding sequence GTGAAGGACTACTATTCGATTCTGCGGCTTCCCCGGGACGCCTCCAGTGCGCTGGTGCGGAAGGCGTACCGCCAGCTGGCAAAAGAGTATCACCCCGACTTGAACGACGGTGAAAACCCGGAAGAACACTTTATTCTCCTCAGGGAGGCCTACGAGATCCTGATCGACGAGGGGACCCGGGAACAGTACGACCGGGCCTACAACTCCTTTTTCGGCGTCCAGGAGTTCAACTACCGGGAGTTCCTGAAGAGCCGCATGTGGGACAAGGAGAGCCAGGCCAAGCTGATCTGCTACGACCTGCTCCACGACCTGGAGTCCGAAGCCCTGGAGGTCTACGAAGAGGCCTTTTTCGGTGAGGTGGAGGAGATCCGCAGCTACCTGGAGCGGGAAGACTTTATGGACTACACCTTCATTATCGCCGAGGAGTATGTTCACCGGGGCATGCCGGTCAAGGCCTTCCAGATTCTCAGGACCATTGCCCTGGAGGAGGAGCGTAAACCCTACTTCAAGCATTTTTACCCCGAGGTGCTGATTCTGCTGTGGCGGATTGTCCGGGGGCCCATAGAGGAGGACGAGGACGACGCACTGCGCCTGAGCATGATGAAGGAGCTGTCCGACCTGGACTACACCGACAAGGACCGGGCGAGAATATACAAGGCCATGGCGGAGATCTACCTGAAAAGGAGCGACCTCTATATGGCGGCGCAGAACTACAAGGGGGCCGAGAAGAGCTATCCCAAACTTCCCGGAATGAGCAAGCTGAAGCGGAAGGTCGAGGCCTTTTTACAGGAGTAG
- a CDS encoding DUF6920 family protein yields MKYLVITVAAVLLLVTGSLIIAGFRWKDKSRKLLEGMESAVEVPESGFYRPQMLEGLPEPVQRYFRTVLEPGVPLLTGVRVLHRGTFNMAEEGSNWKAFSSEQRVSVYPPGFLWDARISILPGLDARVHDGYIDGEGLLKASLGGLIPLVELEGSGEIARGELMRWLAEAAWYPTALLPGRNLHWEAVDGTSARAVLQDGGIDLSLLFRFTDEGLIDSVWSDGRERMVAGGTERTPWEGRWSNYQWREGMLIPLSGEVLWLLPGGEKPYWRGEITEIEYEYADTGGAP; encoded by the coding sequence ATGAAATATCTGGTAATCACTGTCGCAGCAGTCCTGCTGCTCGTAACGGGAAGTCTGATAATCGCCGGCTTCCGCTGGAAGGACAAAAGCCGGAAACTCCTGGAAGGCATGGAAAGCGCAGTGGAGGTTCCGGAAAGCGGGTTTTACCGGCCACAGATGCTCGAGGGGCTTCCCGAACCGGTGCAGCGCTACTTTCGCACTGTCCTTGAGCCCGGAGTACCGCTGCTTACCGGGGTCCGGGTTCTGCACCGGGGGACCTTCAACATGGCGGAGGAAGGCAGCAACTGGAAAGCCTTCAGTTCCGAACAGCGGGTCAGTGTGTATCCTCCCGGTTTTCTGTGGGACGCCAGGATCTCGATTCTCCCGGGACTGGATGCCCGGGTCCATGATGGCTACATAGATGGCGAAGGTCTCCTGAAGGCCTCCCTGGGGGGACTGATTCCCCTGGTTGAGCTTGAGGGATCCGGAGAGATAGCCCGGGGGGAGCTGATGCGCTGGCTCGCCGAAGCCGCCTGGTACCCCACGGCCCTGCTGCCGGGTCGAAACCTTCACTGGGAAGCTGTGGACGGAACCAGCGCCCGGGCGGTCCTGCAGGATGGAGGAATCGACCTCAGCCTGCTCTTCCGCTTTACCGATGAGGGGCTGATAGACTCGGTCTGGAGCGACGGACGGGAGCGTATGGTGGCGGGCGGAACGGAGCGCACTCCCTGGGAGGGACGCTGGAGCAATTATCAATGGAGGGAGGGCATGCTGATTCCCCTCTCGGGAGAAGTCCTCTGGCTGCTTCCGGGGGGAGAAAAACCCTACTGGCGGGGCGAGATTACCGAAATCGAATACGAGTACGCCGATACCGGCGGCGCCCCCTGA
- a CDS encoding DUF2161 family putative PD-(D/E)XK-type phosphodiesterase encodes MQQSPPLRETDLYPPVKAWLEELGYTVRGEAAGLDVAAVIEHDTGEELIAVELKKGLSMKLLAQAVERQDSADGVYLALPAEGSSFPEKLRPYLKLIRRLGLGLLLVRFLSRRVRIDPVLHPGKGGIRRNKRRRWAILREVRGRSGDHTPGGIRGRVVTAYREEALSLALLLKEHGELSPAGCVKLGGPEKAGRILLDNHYSWFEKVRTGVYRLSGGGEAALGEYADIVRLIRKE; translated from the coding sequence ATGCAGCAGAGCCCTCCTTTACGTGAAACAGATCTCTACCCCCCCGTCAAAGCCTGGCTTGAGGAGCTGGGCTATACCGTCCGTGGAGAAGCAGCGGGACTGGATGTGGCTGCGGTAATTGAGCATGATACGGGAGAAGAGCTTATCGCGGTGGAGCTGAAAAAAGGCCTCTCCATGAAGCTCCTCGCCCAGGCTGTGGAACGGCAGGACTCGGCGGACGGGGTCTACCTGGCCCTGCCGGCGGAGGGAAGCAGCTTTCCGGAGAAGCTTCGGCCCTACCTCAAGCTTATCCGCCGCCTGGGTCTGGGACTCCTCCTGGTCCGCTTTTTAAGCCGCCGGGTCAGAATCGATCCGGTTCTGCATCCCGGAAAGGGCGGCATCCGCAGAAACAAACGCCGCCGGTGGGCGATACTGCGGGAGGTCCGCGGCCGTTCCGGCGACCACACCCCAGGGGGAATCCGGGGCAGGGTTGTAACCGCCTACCGCGAGGAGGCCCTCAGCCTGGCCCTCCTCCTGAAGGAACACGGTGAGCTCAGCCCCGCGGGCTGCGTCAAACTCGGAGGGCCTGAAAAAGCGGGGAGAATTCTGCTGGACAACCATTACAGCTGGTTCGAGAAGGTCCGCACCGGGGTCTATCGGCTGAGCGGCGGGGGAGAAGCCGCCCTCGGGGAGTATGCCGACATCGTCCGGCTGATTCGGAAGGAATAA
- a CDS encoding type I restriction-modification system subunit M, translated as MSSTQQRADLQRQIWQIANDVRGSVDGWDFKQYVLGTLFYRFISENFTNFIEGGDDSIKYAELSDEVITEDIKDDAIKTKGYFIYPSQLFANVAASANTNENLNTDLAAIFATIESSASGYDSEKDIKGLFADFDTTSNRLGNTVKDKNSRLAAVLKGVAGLRFGDFQDNHIDLFGDAYEFLISNYAANAGKSGGEFFTPQNVSRLIARLAMHKQTSVNKIYDPACGSGSLLLQAKKHFESHIIEEGFFGQEINHTTFNLARMNMFLHNINYDKFNVQLGNTLTDPHFQDDKPFDAIVSNPPYSVKWIGSDDPTLINDERFAPAGVLAPKSKADFAFVLHALSYLSSKGRAAIVCFPGIFYRGGAEKKIRQYLVDNNYVETVISLAPNLFFGTTIAVNILVLSKHKTDTSTQFIDASGEAYFKKETNNNVLTDKHIEDIMQAFDSKKNVEHFARSVPFEEIAANDYNLSVSSYVEAKDKREQIDITRLNEELKTTVARIDQLRKDIDAIVAEIEA; from the coding sequence ATGTCGAGTACACAGCAACGCGCCGACCTGCAACGCCAAATCTGGCAAATCGCCAACGATGTCAGGGGCTCTGTAGACGGATGGGATTTTAAGCAATATGTACTGGGAACCCTGTTCTATCGCTTTATCAGCGAAAATTTCACCAATTTTATCGAAGGCGGCGACGATAGCATCAAATATGCTGAGCTATCAGATGAAGTTATCACTGAGGACATTAAAGATGATGCCATTAAAACCAAGGGCTATTTCATTTATCCGAGCCAACTGTTTGCAAATGTAGCAGCTTCTGCCAATACAAACGAAAACCTGAACACAGACCTGGCCGCAATCTTTGCTACTATTGAAAGCTCAGCCAGTGGCTATGATTCTGAAAAGGATATAAAGGGTCTGTTCGCCGATTTCGACACAACCAGTAACCGCCTGGGAAACACCGTTAAGGATAAAAACAGCCGTCTGGCGGCCGTCCTTAAAGGTGTGGCCGGACTCAGATTCGGTGATTTTCAGGATAATCACATTGACCTGTTTGGTGATGCCTACGAGTTTTTAATTTCAAACTACGCAGCCAATGCCGGGAAATCCGGCGGTGAATTTTTTACCCCCCAAAATGTGTCCCGGCTGATTGCACGACTGGCCATGCACAAACAGACCAGTGTGAATAAAATCTATGACCCTGCCTGCGGTTCCGGCTCTTTGCTTCTCCAGGCAAAAAAGCATTTTGAGTCACATATAATCGAAGAGGGTTTTTTCGGCCAGGAGATCAACCACACCACCTTTAACCTGGCCCGCATGAATATGTTTTTGCACAACATCAATTATGACAAGTTCAATGTGCAGCTTGGGAATACCCTGACGGACCCCCATTTTCAGGATGATAAGCCCTTTGATGCCATCGTCTCCAATCCGCCCTATTCGGTGAAATGGATTGGCTCGGACGATCCGACCCTGATTAACGATGAACGCTTTGCCCCGGCCGGTGTGCTTGCGCCGAAATCCAAGGCCGATTTTGCCTTTGTACTCCACGCCTTGAGTTACTTATCCAGCAAAGGACGTGCGGCCATTGTCTGCTTTCCCGGGATTTTTTACCGGGGCGGCGCGGAAAAGAAAATCCGACAGTATCTGGTGGATAACAACTATGTGGAAACGGTTATTTCCCTGGCACCCAACCTGTTTTTCGGTACCACCATCGCCGTGAATATTCTGGTGCTGTCAAAACACAAGACCGATACCAGCACCCAGTTCATCGATGCCAGCGGAGAGGCATACTTTAAAAAAGAAACCAATAACAATGTTCTCACAGACAAACACATTGAAGACATCATGCAGGCCTTCGACAGCAAGAAAAATGTCGAACACTTTGCCAGGTCCGTTCCTTTTGAAGAGATTGCCGCCAACGACTACAATCTGTCGGTCAGCAGCTATGTAGAGGCCAAAGACAAGCGGGAACAGATAGACATTACCCGGCTCAATGAAGAACTCAAAACCACCGTCGCCAGAATTGACCAACTGAGAAAAGACATCGATGCCATTGTTGCGGAGATTGAAGCATGA
- a CDS encoding virulence RhuM family protein, whose protein sequence is MSDDNRFVIYRDDKQGVRVEARIEEESIWLTQRQIVELFQTAKSTVSEHIRNIFTEDELLPEATVRKIRTVQKEGSREVSRELDYYNLDMIISLGYRINSKIATHFRQWATQRLKEYIVKGFTMDDERLKNLGGGNYWKELLDRIRDIRSSEKVMYRQVLELYATATDYDPKSEESLQFFKIVQNKLHYAAHGHTASEVIYLRVDSDKPFAGLSNFKGSQPTQAEAMIAKNYLSVQELQVLNNLVSAYFDLAELNAIEQREMRMADYVRELDNILGSTGRAVLENSGNISHSRAVDKARLEYKKYKARTLENVEKEYLETIAALEKQARRESRKKGGEG, encoded by the coding sequence ATGAGTGATGACAACCGATTTGTCATTTATCGCGATGATAAGCAGGGCGTTCGGGTAGAGGCTCGCATTGAAGAGGAAAGCATCTGGCTGACCCAGCGTCAGATTGTCGAGCTCTTTCAGACTGCCAAATCAACGGTCAGCGAACATATCAGGAATATTTTTACTGAGGATGAGCTGCTCCCCGAGGCAACTGTTCGGAAAATCCGAACAGTTCAAAAGGAAGGAAGTCGTGAGGTTTCCCGGGAGCTGGATTACTACAATCTCGATATGATTATCTCCCTTGGGTACCGCATCAATTCTAAAATTGCTACCCATTTTCGACAGTGGGCCACCCAGAGACTCAAAGAGTACATTGTAAAAGGCTTCACCATGGATGATGAACGCCTGAAGAACCTCGGCGGCGGGAACTACTGGAAAGAGCTGCTGGACCGTATTCGCGACATCCGCTCCAGCGAGAAGGTCATGTACCGTCAGGTGCTGGAACTCTACGCCACCGCAACCGACTATGATCCCAAAAGTGAGGAGAGCCTTCAGTTTTTCAAGATCGTACAAAACAAGCTCCACTACGCCGCCCACGGCCACACCGCCAGCGAGGTGATTTATCTGCGGGTTGACAGCGACAAGCCCTTCGCGGGCTTAAGCAACTTTAAAGGCAGTCAGCCCACCCAGGCCGAAGCCATGATCGCCAAAAATTATCTGAGCGTTCAGGAGCTGCAGGTTTTGAATAACCTTGTATCCGCGTATTTTGATCTGGCCGAACTGAACGCCATTGAACAGCGAGAAATGCGTATGGCCGATTATGTACGGGAGCTGGATAACATTCTGGGTTCAACCGGACGCGCGGTCCTGGAAAACTCCGGCAATATCTCCCACTCCCGGGCAGTGGACAAAGCCAGATTGGAATACAAAAAATACAAAGCCAGGACGCTGGAAAACGTGGAAAAAGAGTACCTGGAAACCATCGCCGCACTGGAAAAACAGGCCAGGAGAGAGAGCCGGAAAAAGGGCGGTGAGGGATGA
- a CDS encoding KilA-N domain-containing protein, whose product MKTNKTIIVLDEEIRVTKDDYILLTDMLRSKDGNFFITDWLRNRNTLEYLGIWERVHNPNFNWGEFAIIKSQAGLNRYKISVKEWVAKTNAIGIQAKAGRYGGTYAHSDIAFEFGMWISAEFKIYLVKEFQRLKNEEAKQLGWEVRRQLTKINYRIHSEAVKENLIPPTLTKQQTSLVYATEADLLNMALFGKTARQWREENNDKSGNIRDYANVSQLVCLANLETLNAHLIQQNMVQAERLKLLNQTAIQQMRLLTESNNIKELQGGEG is encoded by the coding sequence ATGAAAACAAACAAAACGATAATAGTCCTGGACGAAGAAATCCGGGTCACCAAGGATGACTATATTTTACTAACCGACATGCTACGCTCCAAGGATGGAAACTTTTTCATCACCGATTGGCTACGAAACCGCAACACTCTTGAATATCTTGGCATATGGGAGAGGGTCCATAACCCCAATTTTAATTGGGGCGAATTCGCCATAATTAAAAGTCAGGCCGGACTTAACAGGTATAAAATTAGCGTAAAAGAATGGGTGGCCAAAACCAATGCAATTGGAATACAGGCTAAAGCCGGACGTTACGGCGGAACCTATGCACATTCTGATATTGCCTTTGAATTTGGAATGTGGATCAGCGCAGAATTTAAAATATATCTTGTTAAGGAGTTTCAAAGGCTAAAAAACGAAGAGGCTAAGCAGCTCGGCTGGGAGGTTAGACGCCAGCTTACCAAGATAAACTATCGCATTCATAGCGAGGCGGTTAAAGAAAATCTGATTCCTCCGACGTTGACCAAACAGCAAACCAGCCTTGTCTATGCTACAGAAGCGGACCTGTTGAACATGGCTCTTTTCGGCAAGACAGCCAGGCAGTGGCGAGAGGAGAACAACGACAAAAGCGGCAATATACGTGATTACGCCAATGTCTCCCAACTCGTTTGCCTGGCCAACCTTGAAACCCTGAACGCACACTTGATCCAGCAGAATATGGTTCAGGCGGAACGATTGAAGCTGTTAAACCAGACCGCCATTCAACAGATGCGCCTGTTGACAGAAAGTAACAATATTAAAGAACTGCAGGGCGGTGAGGGATGA
- a CDS encoding restriction endonuclease subunit S translates to MSELSFIERLLDGARVEWKALGEVCDVFTGGEAPENSIKGSIPTNDYKYPIYGNGAEIYGYTDTYRIDKDAVTISSIGANTGTIYYREAFFTPIIRLKVLMPKQEWLISKYIFHYLASQTIYSKKSSVPNMNAADVKRIQIPIPCPDDPEKSLKIQAEIVRILDAFTELSTELSTELSLRKKQYGYYRERLLSFEEGTTKDTKSTKGVEWKTLGEIIKKSYSGGTPTAGNSEYYDGGTIPWLRTQEVRFSDIEKTEVKITSSALKDTAVKWIPTNCVIIAISGATAGRSAINKIPLTTNQHCCCLEIDPKKALYRYVFHWVSLNYNNLKGLGQGARGDLNSGIIKNFQIPIPYADDPEKSLNEQARIVAILDKFDALTNSISEGLPREIELRKKQYEYYRDMLLSFPKPEEE, encoded by the coding sequence ATGAGCGAATTGAGCTTTATAGAAAGGCTGCTGGATGGGGCCCGGGTTGAATGGAAGGCGTTGGGGGAAGTTTGCGACGTTTTTACAGGTGGTGAGGCTCCAGAAAACAGTATCAAAGGCTCAATACCAACTAACGACTACAAATACCCAATTTATGGAAACGGTGCCGAAATATACGGTTACACAGACACCTATAGAATTGATAAAGATGCTGTAACTATCTCATCTATTGGTGCAAATACCGGTACCATCTATTACAGGGAAGCATTTTTTACCCCAATTATTAGGCTCAAAGTATTAATGCCGAAGCAGGAATGGCTAATATCAAAGTACATTTTTCATTATTTGGCATCTCAAACAATTTATAGCAAGAAAAGCAGTGTTCCAAATATGAACGCTGCGGATGTAAAAAGAATCCAAATCCCCATCCCCTGCCCGGATGATCCGGAAAAATCCCTGAAGATCCAGGCGGAAATTGTCCGTATTCTGGACGCGTTCACCGAGCTTAGCACCGAGCTTAGCACCGAGCTTAGCTTGCGGAAGAAGCAGTATGGGTACTATCGGGAACGCTTGTTGAGTTTTGAAGAGGGGACCACGAAGGACACGAAAAGCACGAAAGGGGTTGAGTGGAAGACCTTGGGGGAGATAATAAAAAAGTCATACTCTGGAGGGACCCCCACGGCGGGCAATTCAGAATATTACGATGGTGGGACAATTCCTTGGTTGAGAACACAAGAAGTCAGATTTTCTGATATTGAGAAAACAGAAGTTAAGATAACGTCTTCTGCATTGAAAGATACCGCAGTTAAATGGATTCCTACAAATTGCGTTATTATTGCAATTTCAGGTGCTACCGCAGGAAGGTCTGCGATCAATAAAATACCTTTAACGACAAATCAGCACTGTTGTTGTTTAGAAATCGATCCTAAAAAGGCATTATACCGATATGTTTTTCATTGGGTAAGTTTAAACTATAATAATCTGAAAGGACTTGGGCAAGGTGCTAGAGGGGATCTCAATTCGGGAATCATAAAGAATTTTCAGATACCTATTCCGTATGCTGATGATCCTGAGAAATCGCTTAATGAACAAGCCCGGATCGTCGCCATCCTTGACAAGTTTGATGCCCTTACCAACTCCATCTCCGAAGGACTGCCCCGGGAAATCGAATTGCGGAAGAAGCAGTACGAATATTACCGGGATATGTTGTTGAGTTTTCCCAAGCCGGAGGAGGAATAA
- a CDS encoding PDDEXK nuclease domain-containing protein — MSKKKDGVSKTSPADLLRDVKTLIEQGRYKAVAAVNSALTVTYWQVGKRINEEVLQGERAEYGKQVVKTLAKELVIIYGRSFEAKNLRRMMQFAEIFPDIEIVVPLARQLSWSHFLVLIPLKSPEARLFYARTACESHWSKRELRHQIERKAFERSEIADTKLALAEANHLNGNFKDPYFLDFLGLKEGYMENELENALLKELELFILELDKGFAFVERQKRMIIDGEDFYLDLLFYHRKLKRLVAIDLKIDRFKAGFKGQMELYLNWLDKFERQEGEEAPIGLILCTEAGTEQVELLNMQKDNIMVAEYWTSLPPKELLEEKLHNALIEVRERLAEQKLLEGGGGYA, encoded by the coding sequence ATGAGTAAAAAAAAGGATGGTGTAAGCAAGACGAGTCCTGCGGATTTACTTCGCGATGTGAAGACGCTGATTGAGCAAGGTCGGTATAAGGCGGTTGCGGCGGTCAACAGTGCGCTTACCGTTACCTATTGGCAAGTTGGCAAACGCATTAACGAAGAGGTGTTGCAGGGCGAACGGGCGGAATACGGAAAACAGGTTGTGAAGACATTGGCCAAAGAGCTTGTCATAATCTACGGCAGAAGTTTTGAGGCGAAAAACCTTCGGCGTATGATGCAATTTGCGGAGATTTTCCCGGATATTGAGATTGTCGTTCCGCTGGCACGACAATTAAGCTGGTCACATTTTTTAGTATTAATTCCTTTGAAATCACCTGAAGCCAGACTCTTTTATGCTCGCACTGCCTGTGAATCACACTGGAGCAAGCGGGAGTTAAGGCATCAGATTGAGCGCAAAGCCTTTGAACGCTCCGAAATAGCCGATACCAAATTGGCTTTGGCAGAAGCAAATCATTTGAACGGCAACTTCAAGGATCCCTACTTTTTGGATTTTCTAGGATTGAAAGAAGGTTACATGGAGAATGAGCTGGAAAATGCCTTGCTCAAAGAGCTTGAGTTGTTCATCCTTGAACTGGACAAGGGCTTTGCCTTTGTGGAACGCCAGAAGCGTATGATTATTGATGGCGAAGATTTTTATCTCGACTTGCTTTTCTATCACCGGAAACTCAAGCGTCTGGTTGCAATCGATCTAAAAATAGACCGATTCAAAGCTGGATTTAAAGGACAGATGGAGCTTTACCTGAACTGGCTTGATAAATTCGAACGTCAGGAGGGTGAAGAAGCTCCGATTGGGCTGATACTATGTACGGAGGCGGGCACCGAACAGGTGGAACTGCTCAACATGCAGAAAGACAACATTATGGTGGCAGAGTATTGGACAAGTCTTCCGCCGAAAGAACTATTGGAGGAAAAACTTCACAATGCACTGATTGAAGTCCGCGAACGGTTGGCGGAACAAAAGTTATTAGAGGGAGGTGGCGGATATGCTTGA
- a CDS encoding GxxExxY protein: protein MNEVLLFEEESYQIRGAIFEVYREMGCGFLEAVYQECLEKELNKQRIPFIAQPELELFYKDEKLQQTYKPDLICYDQIIVELKAVREVCDEHRAQLHNYLKATGLKLGLLVNFGHYPKATIERIVK from the coding sequence GTGAATGAGGTTCTGTTATTTGAAGAAGAAAGCTATCAGATCCGTGGTGCTATTTTTGAAGTTTACCGTGAGATGGGTTGTGGCTTTCTTGAGGCTGTCTACCAGGAGTGTCTTGAGAAGGAACTAAACAAGCAGAGAATTCCGTTTATTGCCCAACCGGAACTTGAGTTGTTCTATAAGGATGAAAAACTTCAACAAACTTACAAGCCTGATTTAATTTGCTATGACCAAATCATTGTTGAACTTAAAGCAGTCAGAGAAGTTTGCGATGAACATCGTGCCCAGTTACATAATTACCTGAAAGCAACAGGGCTTAAACTCGGGTTGTTAGTTAACTTCGGTCACTACCCAAAAGCAACCATTGAGAGGATAGTTAAATGA